TTTTCCAAGTTGCCGACTTTATTGAACGTAGTAACCAATTTTATGAAAAAACACCAGCTGGAATGGAGGATTAATTGATGAATTTTAAATCAACGATTGGGTTCGAGGTTCACTTCGAACTAAAAACTAAGAGTAAGATTTTCTCACCTTCACCAGTTAGCTATGGTGCAAAGCCGAACACAGAAACAAATGTCATTGACTGGGGAATGCCTGGTGTCTTACCTTACGTTAACAAGGATGTTTACCGTTTGGGAATTATGGTTGCGCTAGCAACACACTCACATATTTTGCCAACCACCCACTTTGACCGGAAGAACTACTACTACCCAGACAGTCCTAAGGCTTATCAGATTACGCAATTCTTCCAACCGCTTGCTCGTGATGGTTATGTTGAAATTGAATCTCATGGTAAAAAGAAGCGAATTGGTATCCATGAAATGCATATCGAAGAAGATGCCGGTAAGAACACGCACGGAACTAACGGCTTTTCTTACGTTGACTTGAACCGTCAAGGTGTTCCGTTACTGGAAGTTGTTTCTGAACCTGAAATTGCCGATCCAGATGAAGGTTATGCATACCTTGAAAAACTACGGAAGATTGTTCAATTTACCGGTGCTTCCGATGTTAAGATGGAAGAGGGTTCAATGCGTGTTGATACTAACATTTCAATTCGCCCTGCAGGCCAAAAAGAACTTGGCACTAAGGTCGAAATGAAGAACTTGAACTCGTTTGAACATGTTCGTAAGTCATTAGCTTATGAAGAAAAGCGGCAAGCACAAGTTTTGCTTTCAGGTGGCCGGGTTCAGCTGTCAACTCGTCGTTTTGATGAAGCAACAGGTAAGACAGTTCTTGAACGGGTTAAGGAAGGCGATGCTGATTATCGTTACTTCCCAGAACCTGACATTGCGCCTGATCACATTAGCCAAAAATGGATTGATGAAATTGAATCCACCTTGCCGCGTTCAGCTGAAGAGCGGTACAATCAATATGTAGGCGAGTTTGGCTTAAAAGATTATGATGCACAAGTTCTTTTGCAAACGAAAGAAAGTTCAGACTTCTTTGATAAGACAGTGGCAGCTGGTGCTGATCCACAACTTGCAGCTAACTGGATGAATACACAAGTTAATGGTTACTTAAATGATAACCGGGTTGAACTAACAGATATTAAGTTGACACCTGAACATTTAGCTGCAATGATTAAGCTAATTAAAGACGGAACAATTTCTTCTAAGATTGCCAAGAAAGTTTTTGCTGAAACAATTGCTAACGGCACTGATCCAAAGAAATACGTTGAAGATAAGGGCATGGTGCAATTATCTGATACTAGTGTATTAGAGCCAATGGTTAAAGAAGTGGTTGACAATAACCCACAATCGGTTGAAGACTTTAAGAACGGTAAAGACCGTGCGATTGGATACTTAGTTGGTCAAATTATGAAACAAACTCGTGGTAAGGCTAACCCGAAGGTAATCAACCAACTTCTAAACCAAGAATTACAAAAGCGGTAAAAGTAAATTTTAAGTAATAAGGTAGTTAACTATGACTAAAAAAGCAAGATTGATTTATAATCCTGTATCTGGTCACGAACAGATGCCTAAGAATGTCGCAGACATTTTAGACGTCTTAGAGCGAGCTGGTTATGAAGCCAGCGCTTTTAGGACTACGCCAGAAAAGCAGAGTGCACAAAAAGAGGCTACTCGTGCTGCCAACG
This genomic window from Lactobacillus panisapium contains:
- the gatB gene encoding Asp-tRNA(Asn)/Glu-tRNA(Gln) amidotransferase subunit GatB; this translates as MNFKSTIGFEVHFELKTKSKIFSPSPVSYGAKPNTETNVIDWGMPGVLPYVNKDVYRLGIMVALATHSHILPTTHFDRKNYYYPDSPKAYQITQFFQPLARDGYVEIESHGKKKRIGIHEMHIEEDAGKNTHGTNGFSYVDLNRQGVPLLEVVSEPEIADPDEGYAYLEKLRKIVQFTGASDVKMEEGSMRVDTNISIRPAGQKELGTKVEMKNLNSFEHVRKSLAYEEKRQAQVLLSGGRVQLSTRRFDEATGKTVLERVKEGDADYRYFPEPDIAPDHISQKWIDEIESTLPRSAEERYNQYVGEFGLKDYDAQVLLQTKESSDFFDKTVAAGADPQLAANWMNTQVNGYLNDNRVELTDIKLTPEHLAAMIKLIKDGTISSKIAKKVFAETIANGTDPKKYVEDKGMVQLSDTSVLEPMVKEVVDNNPQSVEDFKNGKDRAIGYLVGQIMKQTRGKANPKVINQLLNQELQKR